The DNA window aaatataaataaataataatttgaaaaagcTAAAATTAAAAGTgcttttattattgaaatagGATCATTTATGGATCAGATTATTTtgtcatcataataataatcaaCTACCAAAATTAATACCAAAACAGTACAATTAAAACACTTCACATGTTGACAATTGACACCcataaatctaataataaagaaggttctaaaaatctaatttaaagatgcataataataataagttgcTTATACATTTTAAAAGGTACATTAATGATTGGtttgtttttttaggttttcACAAACGCTGACAGAGCTCATGTAGATCAAGCTTTGAAGAAACTAGGGCTAGAAGATTGTTTTGAGGATATCATATGCTTTGAAACCCTAAACCCATGTAGCCAAATTGATGATCATATTAATGGTGACAACTCTAACCCTTCGATCCTATGTAAACCATCTCTCAAAGCATTTAGTGATGCCATTCGGATTGCAAAAATTGATCCAAACAAAACTgtaagaagaagaaatgaagatTTCTTTCTCTAATTTGCCAAGTAAATTGTTTTCAACTAAGACTCACTCATTTTTGTCAGATTTTCTTTGATGATAGCACTCGAAACATCGCGAGTGCTAAATTGGCCGGTCTGCACACCGTTATTGTAAGTATAATTGGAGTTTATTTACATAGTAGACAACATAGATTATAAGTAaagaaaaatcatattaatatttaaattataagtaatTAGGCTTATATAAGAAGAGTTCAAGAACTAGAAGAAaccctaaaataataataagaatagaAATGGGCCAATTAATGCAGGTAGGGAGTTCAAAGCTTGTGGATGGTGCAGATCATGCATTAACAAGTATCCATAATATGAAAGAAGCACTCCCTGAGATATGGGCAGTAATGGCTAACAATGAAAATATTGGAGAAGCTGAAGAAGATTTGATCATCCAGCCAGATTCGGTTTAAACTGTAATTTATGCTTAGATTAGCAGTTAGCTCATACAATAAACAATATCTATATAATTGCTGATCAAGGGTTCCTAGTTCCTACATAGAGATTGATGAACTAAAATCTCTAATCATGTccaatttacattaaataaaatgaatgatgGCTGTGGCTGATGCTACTCTCCATTTATGAAAACCAACCAGTTCTTTGTAATTGAATGAAATGAAGATTAGATCAAGAGAAACAATCTCCCCCTTTAATTTCTTGCCAATTTATATGAATGCTTTGGAAATTTTTAGCATTCTTCAATAGATATGAAATGAATCAGATATACATATATAAGAACAGATGGAAATCATTTGTTGTTAATAGTGCTTTATACTAAGTCCTTCTTTGATGTGGGTTATagtgattattttcaaataactcactaGCCAATCAACAATCAAAATATCCAAAtaacatcattcaaatcaacaaccaaaatACTCAACCCACTTCTTACaccaaacaaggttatttggaTCAAACAAGGCCTGAAATAACTAATATAGACAGGTACAAGTTTTTcacacaaataataaaaattctaacTGCATTTATCCCTACAAAAGttgatattattaatgattttcacaaatattgaaattgatgaaaaaataaataaaaactaattttttatttattagaatggtaaaaagtaaatataattttaaagtatttaagtGACCCAAGCGATCTTCAAAATTCAGACACTTTTAGGAATAAAGATTTAAACATACTtcattgtaaaaatatattaattaaaccatATAATGTATCAATTAACTAATGGTACTTATGAACTTAAATCTACTTAAAGAACAAAATATTCATATCTTGAACAATTATGTACATGGAATTACCAATATTTCAATTATCACTCTACCAATTCCAACGAAAACCAACAAATTGAAAATGTCAACAATATATTATCATGATACTTACTTGGAAGATTTAACACCATCTTTGAATTTGACCATCTCAGTCAGGGCTTGAGTTGCAGTGGTCATAACTGAAATACACTTGCTCTCTATGGACCTCATCTTCAGAAACCTGGCCAACattttattagatattttttcTCATATTCTTAATGTCAATGCGGACAAGTATTTAACTTAGACTAGGATAAACATTTCTTATGATTATAA is part of the Impatiens glandulifera chromosome 1, dImpGla2.1, whole genome shotgun sequence genome and encodes:
- the LOC124919212 gene encoding uncharacterized protein C24B11.05-like isoform X1, which codes for MESINSEGAKYECLLFDMDDTLYPLSTGLNFACRLNIQDYMRQYLHIEESCVPKMCVDLYKEHGTTMAGLKALGYQFNNDEFHEYVHGKLPYDVLKTDHLLRTLLLSIPHRKIVFTNADRAHVDQALKKLGLEDCFEDIICFETLNPCSQIDDHINGDNSNPSILCKPSLKAFSDAIRIAKIDPNKTIFFDDSTRNIASAKLAGLHTVIVGSSKLVDGADHALTSIHNMKEALPEIWAVMANNENIGEAEEDLIIQPDSV